The following DNA comes from Gopherus flavomarginatus isolate rGopFla2 chromosome 5, rGopFla2.mat.asm, whole genome shotgun sequence.
gtgcctatgcaaatacactctctgaaattctttccaccagatgtcagggtagagcttatcctgactctgcttacagaaaTAATGCTGCTCCAAGGGGATAGGTGCTCAAGACGTCGCAAAACTGAGGGGAAGCAGGAAAGGGAAAAACGAATAACTGGTGAGCCTGAATGAACCCAGTACCCCCATGGGTGCtggatcatagactcatagactcataggtcagaagggaccaatctgatcatctagtctgacctcctgcacaaggcaggccacagaaccccacccatccaattttataacaacccctatcccaggaccgagttattgaaatcctcaaaaatggtttgaagacctcaagctgcagagacaccaccagcgagcgacccgtgccccacgctgcaggggaaggcgaaaaacctccagggcacctgccaatccgccctggaggaaaattccttcccgaccccaaatatggcgatcagctaaaccctgagcatgtgggcaagagtcaccagctagcacccaagaaggaattctccgcagcaacttagtacccatcgcatgcaacatctccccgcagaccatttagcagacctgtctggtggtaattcaagatcaattgcccaaattaacgatcctatcataacatcccctccatatacttatcaagctttgtcttaaagccaggaaagtcttttgcccctactacttccctcggaaggctattccagaacttcactcccctaatggtcagaaaccttcatctaatttcaagtctaaacttcctaatatccagtttatacccattcgtcctcgtggctacattagcactaaacttaaataattcctctccctccctaacgttaatcATACAATACAGGGCAGTGTAACCTGCCTTGTCCTTCACCTGCCTGTACTTTAATAGCTCTAATAGCTCATCTTTCACTTGGCTAGGCCTCCTCATGCTGCAACATCCATTTAGTAGCTATAGCCCCACATGTAAGGGATTGTGCAGCCAGAAAGAACACTTCGCCTCTGGTACCTGCACTTGAAGGGAATTCAGAACCCTCTCTAGTTACGCTGCCACTCTCATCTCATCCGCTGGCCACATCCCCGTGAACTGCACGGGGAAGGGTTGATGCCCTTCTTTTTTCAGTGGCTGAACAAAAAGGACAGGGCAGGCTCCCCTTCAAAACTGGTAGGCGCATGTGCCTCTTGCTGCCATGTTCCTTTCGTGGATTGTGTAGCCAGAGGCAGCGCCTCCTTAGCTGGTGAAATGCTACCCCCCTGCTCCATTCCTGGCCTGTTGAGACAGCAGAATTCCACCCTGACCCAAGAGGGACTAGCCTGTTGGAGAACAATCCTGGTCTCTTTTGTGGGCAGGGTGTAAAGCACTTCTCGAAGACACGCATTGCTCCTcggagctggctgcagcttcGGTTCAAGGTTCAAAACAGGAAAGTGGCCCATTTTCAATGAGCAGGTTCTTTTAATATGAACTTGCAGCCAacccttctctccttccccaggcTAAACTGACATTCACGTTCTGCTCATGAcacatgcaggatcaggcccttgatggGCAAGAACGTATTAGAATGCCTGATGTAATTTAAAAGGTGAGAAAATCcgtttgttattattttattattccaGCGTCTCATGTATCATTCTCTTTCTTTACAGCTTTTAACATACTGGTAAATGTTGGAGTTGTGCTGACCTACCCCATCCTAATTTCTATCGGGACAGTGCTCAGTGTTCCCGGAAATGCAGGTACCAATAATGCAATTAATGAATAAAAATCATAGAACAAATGTACTAATATCTGAAGTAATTTTTAAGGGCACATGATGTTGCCATATTTCCTCAGAAAGGTTtcctaatgtaacccttctgccaggtggaaccagcagcaaccagggccgggttcaatatctaggggttcctttccatcgatacaacacagaacctgctcgagcccccacccagtaacctgggaaattaACACatcacccctgggcacctctgcgAGGCactacttccccactcacaagcacagagccTGAGggtagaaaataaacttttaataaaaggagggaagtgactcggcattaatttgggaaaacaccacaaacagggttcataaacataaaccatgagtaagagacccacccccaagtaggtTGGGCAGCATCCTTGTCCCCTCAGGTttttaagtccagcaacccaaaagccCCCTTCACATGCTCGACACTTCTCTGCAcaccactcacagttgctgtcctttgtgagagttcagaggtgcatctgcagagttcacctccctccctggttggggttggggtgggggtaaaGAGGCACCTTACTCACTCCACTGCTCGGGTACTCACTGGCCACTCCTGCTGACCACCTGATCCCTGCTCTCGTGGTGCCTCTCTGCCGCTGCCCAGCCGGTCACCTGCTCACGCCACGCCTCTCCACCAGCCCCCTTGCTAGCCGCTCGTCATGCCTCTCCACCAGCCGCCCTGCTGGCCATTCATCATGCttctccactgctgccctgctggctgcttgtTGTGCCTCTCCACCACTCGTTCACCAGATcactgtcagtcaccttctgctgccccttgctgtgacctctgcacatcaatttcttagtaattttagctctgTGCAGACTGGCCAGTAAcatagtcctgccacaagtggtTGCAGCTCTCATTTagcaatttaaaataacaaaagaggtGCCTAATGAAGCCCATTTAGCTCTATTCTTTGAACTGTTAGAAGGAACAGGTTGAACCAGTCTTAAAGAGGACCCTTGTTGAGGGTGTGCAACCTCCTGGACAGGTAGGTAGCCTACCCATCTGCCCCTTACTTTCACGGGGCTCTGACGTAGGAGCCCTTGGCTtactggggttctttcaaccgaCTCTCtcctttgggacaggttaagcacagtcctgcttttCTGTATTCCCACAATAATTACAACATCTGTAAccatatttcactacccctgcatttaGTACTAAGATGATTTGTACCCAATCCCAGCCAAAGTTGACCACTTTGACACCGCTGTATCTGCTAAATATGTAAGCAAAATAGGAGCAAACTCTATTTACATAAACACTTCcaaatctctccccctcccagctagctgtcagggaagcattcattcagaccctgcttacactaaCTTAACTCACATTTTAAATAAACACGAAACTGCCAACACTAGAGATGTGCAAGAGGTTTAAATTTTGCAGGTGCAATTTTTCACTGGGAAATTAAAAGTCAATATATGATTTTCCAGTACATGTAACTCCCCAAACAACCTATGGGCTAGGCTGTGCACCTGGGTGAGCTATCTGTTGCCGTGGTCtggggcagggtaggggtggggagtgggtggaGCTTTGACTCCACCTCCCCAGTACAGCTGAGCCAGTGCCGATGGAGGAGTAATCTGTGCCAAACATAGGACTAGCAAAGATGACTTCCTCCTTGCTTCATGGGGAAAGTAACCAAGGACCAGATTGTACCTCTGAGTTTTACTCAAGTCTTGTGTGACTTCTTCAATCTAGCCTTAATATTGAATGACTTACAGTACACATTTCTATTAAAAGGCACAGAGGAAAAACGAGGCTTTCCAATAGAACTCACTGTTAAAGTTATAGGAACCATATAAGGCTCATTTCGACGAAGCCGTACCACGCAGAATGATTGTATTTGAGTTCATTGTCTTTTCCCCCATTGTAGCTGTGGATCTCCTAAAACACGAGGTGATCTTCAGTGTAGTAAGGTTGGGTGCCACAATCATCATCTGCACTGGATTTTTGCTAATGCTGCTGCCAGAAGAATGGGATGAAATTACCCTGCGATTCATCAACAgcttaaaggaaaagaaaagtgaaGACCACACAGAAGATATCACAGACTCCAGTGTGCATACAAGGAGCAGAAGCAGAGCCAATGGGACAGTGTCTATACCACTGGCTTAAAGCTGGCGAACATTTAACTGCACGTGAATGTATATTCTGTGAATATAATTTAATTTTCTCACTACTTGTATGCTAAAATGACAGTATTACTCTGAACTGGGGATGACttataaaataaatgataaaCACATCAATAATAAATGTTTACATTTATACACTTACAAAGGAACGGGTGTAAATAACCACAAtaaattttttttgtaatgaaaCATTAATCTGCATTCTGTTTacttgccttttttttaaaaaaaaatcaaatccactGTGCAACTTGACAGCTGTGCTT
Coding sequences within:
- the SLC35F4 gene encoding solute carrier family 35 member F4 isoform X4, translated to MAITGIVMMAYADGFHGDSIIGVAYAVGSASTSALYKVLFKMFLGSANFGEAAHFVSTLGFFNLIFISFTPIILYFTKVEYWSPFSAVPWGYLCGVAGLWLAFNILVNVGVVLTYPILISIGTVLSVPGNAAVDLLKHEVIFSVVRLGATIIICTGFLLMLLPEEWDEITLRFINSLKEKKSEDHTEDITDSSVHTRSRSRANGTVSIPLA